The segment ATGGTCGCCGGGCCCGGAGGTCAGCTCGGCGCCGGCGGCGacggggcggcggggcggcggggaggggccgggctcCAGGGGCGGGCCTGTGCGCGGCCTCCCGCCGCCCCGCCCTCTCCGGGCCCCAAGCTCCGCGCGCCTCGCCCTGGGGTCAGCGGAGGGCGCGGCTCTCAGCGGCCGAGGCTGCGAGCCTGCGCCCTCGGCCGCCCCCTCCTCCGGTTGCCGGAGCTCATCCACCGTTTTTAAAGGACGCCAGCACAGTGGTGAttgcggggtgggggtgaggggggcgaGCCAAGGGCCCCCGCAGCGAAGAACTTCCAAGTCGTTTAGGAAGACGCCTTTAGCCCACGATTTCACTGGGTTTACAAGGTGCAGAGCGACTGGCACGgtcctggctcccctccccaggccaccTCTGAAAGCTCTGTGGTCCTCTGCTCTGAGATTCCCCCAGCTTCTCCCTAATCTCCTTCCCCCTACACTTGGCTTTTCTCAACAAGTGTTTTCGGAGCGTCCACTAGGTTTGCGACAGACCCCAAGGGAGCTGTTGGGCACCGGGGTAACCGAATTCGGGGCGGAAGACTTACCTTGAGCCTGGCCGGTGAGCTTCCTGTCTGTCAGGTGGCTCCTGTCCCCTGAAACTGATGAGGTATGACTGGTCTTGGTCACTCAGATGTGGAAGGTGGGTTCGGGAAGAGACTGGCAGGATCCCTAAGCGCTGGAAGCCACTGGCTGCCTTTTCTTCTGACTGATCCAcgtttgttaattatttttgtttcttttatctgcTTATGGTTCAAATCTATTCCAAGAAAATAAACACTGTGCTCGGGCTGCGTGAGCCAGGGGGAACCCGTAGTGGAGTGGACACAGGGATTCTGCACCCTCTTGACTCAGGACCCCCTCTATTCAGAAACGCTAGAACCAGGCACCCTCTCTGTTCATCTCCTGGCGGTAATTGGACTACCCAGCATTCTCGCTATGATTCCCTTTTACCAGGGCACAACCCGTCCCAGTTCTCTTGACCCATTTTAGTAATACTGAGTAGAGGTTGTAGACAgtgttctttgtattttagaaagatcttCAGAAACTGGTAGTAAATCAGTGGTAAATGATAAGGCTAAAGTGTAGCATTATTTAGTACTACTTTCATTGATAGGTTTTATTTGTGGAGTTGTCTGCATGCTTTAAATGGAAAGCATTGCTGTGCTTTAGCTATCACTTTGAAAAACTGTGTAGAACACATTTTATTCCCATTCTTCCAAaatcagactttaaaaaatttctggagAAATAATCTGAGGGTTAGCTGATATGAGAGGATATGATATGTAAAAtatggccatatatatatatatttatatatatatatatatattacataatatatccTAATATATTACATAATACTTGTGGTAACACCCAGTATTTTTTGAGAACATTATCAAGCCATACAATTGTATCTGAACTCCTATTTAGCAATACTGAATCTATACcaacctgttttttttctcattttaatctgTATCTTTAAAAGCATCTCTCTTCAGATCAACCAATGCCTTgactagattctttttttttttagtgtaaaaaatttgttttaatgtttatttatttgtgagagagagagaggcagactgcgagagggggaggggcagagagagagagggagagacaatcagaagcaggctccagactctgtgctgtcagcacacagcccgatatggggctcgaaaccacaaactgtgagatcatgacctgagctgaagttggatgcttaaccaactgagccactcaggtgcccctagattctTTATCGTAAATCAAATTTCAAATACGTATTCAATGTCTACTATGTTTTAGACATTATACTTTGACCATAAAACTCGTGTGGCTTAGTGGAAAGACCACAATGTATTGTGGTAAGTGCTAAAATAGGGGTGTTGAGAACTGTACAGGGTCTGAGATTCTAGCCTCTTAGAAACTAACAGTTTAGCCTGTTACTGTTTCATGGATGCTATCAAAAGACAcaagactcctgggtcagagacaaaggactttattagTCATTGTCAGAGTTTCATGTTGGTTTGTGTTGGACCCCCATGTTCCCTGATCTGGGCAGAATTGTGTTTCTCCATAATCCATATATTGAAGCACTAAGCTCCATTACCTCAGAATgtgtatttggaggtagggcctttaaagagatgATTAAGTAAAAGTAGGCCGTTCGGATGGGCCTCAATCCAATCTAACTggggtccttataagaagagatttgggggcgcctgggtggctcagtcggttaagcatttgacttcttggttttggctcaggccatgatctcacagtttgtgggtctgagccctgcactgggctccgtgctgacagtgcagaccctgcttgggattccctctccctctctctctctgcccctcccctgcttgctctctatccctctaaataaataaataaataaataaataaataagtaaataaatattaagggaaaaaaaaaagatttcaatttGTAGCTGATCTCTTAAGCAGAGGCACTGGAAACTTCACCATCATTTGCTTTATAGACTGTAAATGGAGGATAAATACACAAACCTCTCTGGTGCACTATACAGGCTTGCTACAGTTCGTAAGTGGCATCTCTGCCCTTGGTTTCTAGGGTCTCTTTGTATCCTTGTAATAAATTACTCTTCTGACTTTAGAGAATTGTCTTTTTCAGTGTCATTAATTAATAAAAACCTTACATGGGGTTAGAGGAGCTTAGACCCCATAACATGCGTGAAACATTAATTATTTCAGTAATATTTAACACCTACTTCAACACCTTCATTCTCCAGGGTGCTGGGGATTTAAAGTCagtgtctgcctttttttttttttaattttttttaacgtttatttattcttgagaccgagagagagacagagcatgaacgggggaggggcagagagagagggagacacagaatcagaagcaggctccaggctctgagccatcagcacagagcccgacgcggggctcgaactcacagaccgtgagatcatgacctgagctgaagtcggacgcttaaccgactgagccacccaggcgcccctcagtgtcTGCCCTTTTATATAGTGCAGTTCCTAGCATGGGTTTTAGATTGTGAGACAAGTGCTTTAAATATTAACTTGCTTTTAGAACCTCATCATATAGGGGTATTTCCACCCCAGGCATCACTCCTCACTGGTCCAGCCTGAGTCAGGCACCCATCTCCGAAACAGTCAACTGTGCTCACACTCTTAGTGTCTTGTAAGAACTTCGATTCTTCCACAATAAGCATCTATGtggggatggtggtgatgacgagTGTCTGTATGTGTAAAAGAGAATGAAGTtcccagaggaaaggaaaaaaagtgactGCTGGTGAGATAATCATATCGGTCTCCGTTGCATACCTCCAAAACATTTCTAGAACTTCTTCCAAGTTTACTCCAGACTGGAATGACAGGAAAACTTGGAAAGAATGGTCGGGGAAAAAAGCATGAGCTCAGAGGGAAAATTAGTaccagcatttattttattaaaacagaatatttccggggtgactgggtggctcagtcggttaagtatcagttcaggtcttgatttcagctcagttcgtgatctcatggtttggttagAGAGATCAGAAATTGAGCCCCTTGTAGGCTGTACCCTTcgccccatcaaaataaatacactttaaaaaaaccacaacaacacAATATGTCATGAAAATTTAAGTAGaaattaaaggtttttttctttaccttttaacagaaaataacattaaatattctCCTGGAtagtaaatctttaaaacaattatcTTTAATTCTTTATCTACATACCGATATATAATTCTAAATGCACAAATATAATCAGAGTTGTACATACACACGTATATTTCTACACATTCTTTTGTGGAGGTGATCTTGGctaccctttctctctcccttcccttgttAAATATACCTCCCAACCCCTACCTGGCCACAAAGCAAATGACACATTAGCCTCTTCTGTATCCTCTcatatgtacacatgcatatgcaGGTTTTTTATTAATGCTTGTTAGAAAATGAGATTTTGCTTTTCTCACTCAATAGTACTAATACAAATTCTCCTAAGTCAACTGATAcggttctattttattctttttaatggcttcatAATATCACATAGGTGGATGTTGCATCATATtttcagtcatttctttttttctaatttttttcttaatgtttacttttaacacagaaggagagagagacagagacagagacagggacagagacagagagagacaggcgtgagccagggaggggcagagagagagagagggagacacagaatctgaagcaggctccagactctgagcgagctgtcaccacagcccccgacacggggctcaaactaacagtgagatcatgacctgagccgaggtcggaagcttaaccaactgagccacccaggcgcctccccctttttttaatgtttatttttgagagagagggagagtgtatgcgtgggtgggggaggggccgagacagAGGAGGACGGAGGATCAGAAgcaggtctctgtgctgacagcacagagcccaatgcagggttccaacccacgaaccgcgagatggtgacctgagccgagtcagacactgaaccgactgagccgcccaggtgcccctcggtcATTTCTTAGTGAGGGTGCCGTTGCCAGTTTTGCCACAACGAACATCGTAGCAATAAAAATGCTTACGTGTAAGTCCGTCCATACTAGTGCTGCTGTGTCTATTGCAGTGACTTCCCCCGGAGTGAATGCAGTGAGTCTGTGTGTTGGTTCCCTCCTGATGTGGCACCTTCCTGTTCATAACAGACAGCTGCTCCCATGGCAGTCCAATGCTGTGACATGATTTGAGATATTGGTGCTGGAATTTCCACTGAATATCTGTTTTGTCTTCCCCATCAGTGTGTTTGTGAGCAAACTGCAGACGCTTTGCAAGGAGGCCTTTTTTCTCTGAGCCAATCTCAAGAGGATTATGTTGTCTACAACTAAACATCCTGGCTGAACCAATGTACTGTGGTAAATTTTAATAAGACACCGCACGTATTCAAGATGACAACACTCTGCTGTCCTTGGCAGAGAAACAGCCTTTCAGTTGCTTTTCTAGAAAAGACACAAGATGAGTACAAATctattaatttgttaatgttgCGTGTCTTATATTTCAACTGGAAAGAACTGTTCGGTTTTCACCAATGCTACTGGGCACTGGATAACCCAACTCCATGGagctccctcttcctctcagaCAGAGATGCCAGACTTTCTTCATTCCTCCCCTGGTCTGCAACCAGATCGACCGATCTCCCTGTGCTGGCTGATTGCTTTTGCAggtgaatgaaaaagagaagtcaatgtgttttggtttttttttttaatattttttaaattttttttcaacgtttatttatttttggggggacagagagagacagagcatgaacaggggaggggcagagagagagggagacacagaatcggaaacaggctccaggctctgagccatcagcccagagcctgacgcggggcttgaactcacgcaccgcgagatcgtgacctggctgaagtcggacgctcaaccgactgcgccacccaggtgccccgtgttttTAAAACTCCATATAAGGCTGATCTCATTCAACAACCAGAGAGATTTGTTTGAATGCATCTGGCACCCCCCATCTACCCCTgccatatttttagaatttttcctgaaactttcacacttaaaaataatcatttgaggctaggaataaaaaaaaacaaaaaacaagtcaAACGGTGCATctgtttatatcatttatttcaacacaggcattgttttaaatttgcacCTTGTCTTGTGAACACTTTTCATGTCTAGAGAAAACGACTGAGAACAGGTACATAAAAGGattctttgacattttaacattttaataaaagtgcTTAAGGCTTGCCTGCTTCAGAAACACAGGTGTGTCAATCGCAGAGAGCCCCTATGTGGTAATACATTCACAAACTTGCTTGGAAAgtaacatatttacatatttacccCGTACATTTAAACGGGATATTCTAAAGCATTATCACTACCGTTAACAATAAACTTAGCAATAAGTCCACTTCAACCTTCTAGCATTCCACACAGAATAGTGCTCTTATGGAGGTGCGAGTTTCTCAATTTTAGTACAGGCACCCATTTACCTTCTATGCAAAGTTGCTTTTATTCACTTTCTATCAGTCAAAACCTTGTTAGTAGCAGTTGGGAGTTTGATAAGCATCATTGTATTTACAACGTAAAGGGGTAAATTATTTAGAAGGAGGTCTCTAAAAACGGAAACAACCTCACGAAGccctattttaaataaactttacagGGTACAGTTGAAGTACATTATCTAAACAAGTTAATAATTTAAAGGTACTTCTTAGAACAGATTCCCTCATGATTTACTCCATTTAcgtgaatgtttattttaataatgattgTATCCTTGAGAAAACAAGTCAGGGGTATAAAAATGACGATTATAAATTACTATAGCTATaccaaaaatgaatattaaaaagcaGCAGTCTGTAtgttaaaatacatagaaattggCTGTACTTCTTTAACGAagtgtttttataaaagtataaaactacAGAAGGTGCTATTTGTGTGAATTTTCGGATTTCTTGATTCTTGAGCCAGACCAACAGGCAAATAGTGCAATGGTGGTCATCGATTAATTACCTTCGAATTCAAATAGTAGATTCTAGTGCAGGGAAGTAGGACCTCGGGGTAGCTGTTCATCCTCACCTTAACTGACGGTTGCTATAGCCTAAACTCAGTGAAAAATAAGGTAACTTCATTTCACCTTTTGTAACATACATGTAAACTCAGAGTATTTACTGAAATAGAGCTTGCAAGCCGATCATTTTTCAAAAACTGAGAagcttaatattaaaatattaactctgAATATCTTAAAAACTACATGGAAAACTTAAGTCATGGTTTATGAAAATTTCACTTAAATAATCAGATAAATACAAAAAGGGGAAAGGCAGAatttacaaacataaaaaaaagggaTGGAATGTTATTTGCTCTTTACCATACAAATTCAAATATTCGGAACAGTTGATTTAAAATGCTACGATTAGTGTCTTTGAGCTTGGTATTGGTGGGAGActgaactttaaaacaatttacaGACTCAGGGAATAGCTTTCATGTTAGTTACCACATGTTTACTGGTTTTGAGAGTCCTGGAAATGATGTAAACTAGCTGTGGCATTTTGCTTCCAGGCAAAGCAATGGTTAcgaggataataataatatagctCTTTCTTGCATTTCTATCAGTTCCAGATCTCGGTTTGCTTCACCAGCACTACCATTATCCTTAATTTACATGGATGAAACAGACTAGGTGAGAACAATGGAGAATAAAGTTAGGCCAGGAAGCAAATATAAAccaatcaaaatgaaaaccactCCCATTGACCCTCATAGTATGAAAATCCCGGATGGCATTGCTTTCTGTAGTTCTAGTCAATTATCTTCACTGCCATCTACTGGTGTTGATCCTGTTAGGAGAGAAAGTTCCAGAAGTTCTGCCTGGCAACTACAGAGTTAGAAATCAAGTTATCAGTGAGTATGAGACGTATTTAGCCTAGATAAATTATTGAGAGAATCCTAGCGACCAGCCCTTAGAAGCTCTGCCTTATCATTCCCCATGGGTTTGGTAAATGATCCTGCAAAGACGACTGAATCCCAGGGCGTCTGATCTGACTCAGCAGCATTTGAGGGGCTTGGCCAGTGCTCCCGCTGGATATTCATGACAAGaacatgcacagaaaaaaaaaaaaagtgttctatcctgcaaataaaaatagagaaatggattgtcctggagaaatgagaaaaaccagCTGAGGAGAAAGCTGCAGTGAGGATAAGCCAGTCTCATGACAGACGTCCACGTACCTGCAGGCCCAGTCAGGCTCCCTTCCTAAGCACGGTCTGTGGCCAAGCCACCTTCTGCACCAGCATGTTGCCTAGTCTGAGTCTCATCGACTAGATTAAAATTCAGcccttagggatgcctgggtggctcagtgggttaagcgtccaacttcggctcaggcagtgatctcatggttcctaaggtggagccctgcatcgggctctgggctgacagctcagagcctggagcctgcttcagattctttgtctctctctctctgcccctcccccgcttacactctctctctcaaaaataaataaacgttaaaaaaaaattttttttttaattcagtcctCAACAAGTCACCCAGACCGTACCAATGTCTTCAAAGGTATTGCCAGGAATACTCATATTTTTTGGTTTGAAAGGGATTCAGTTCCTCTTCTGTAACCTCAACAAATACATCAAACATCTGCTTCCTGGCTTCACTATGGATATAACACCATGCCCTTGTGAAAATTTCCTTATCtttgtttgaaagaaagaaagaaaaaaaaaccctaatccTTCTAAATGCTGATGAGTCAAACAGGATGATATTATTTACTCCATTGTCATCatccctacatttttttttaatgtcctgaaTATAGGGCATGGATTGGAAGAGGCCATACAGAATTTTCTGGTTGTTCTGGGTAATTAATAAGTTTTGTGTACGCCTGGGACACTAGGGTTGTAAATGACAGTGAaaggtgtaaaaaaaaagttagggagagagTAAAGCAGAAAGCCAAAATTGGATAGTGAATTAGGGAtgcagtggagggaggggagaaaggctaagaatatatatatatatatatatatatatatatatatatacacatatatagacgTAGAAAATGGCAGAGAACCCCCCCAAAACAAGAATTCATTTGTTCTAGAATTTAGGAAGCATATAAtgcttatatatgtttatatattatagagtggggggaaaaaaagagaatctggGTAGTTTCAGAGCAGGTGCTGCCCACACTAGATCTTTTTTATATGTGTCCTTCTCAAGGGCATACACATGTACACCTGATTTCCATTACAAACTTTTGGTGGAAAGGTTATATGCATGTTACTGAAGAAGCCTCACAGTTCTGACTCTTTGTCATTTTCATCCAGATAGTATTCGTCATCCGTGGTTGTGTCCGTGTCACAATCTGAGTCTACTGGAGTCTTTTCATAGATACAAAGTGGTGTGCCTGGAGATAAGGCATCTTCCGGCATCTGGCCGCTAGGAGAATCTGAGCTTGGTAGCTCTGTTGGCTGAGGATGGTTAATTACATCATCTTTCAGGAAGCCGGGGTTCTTAAGAAAACTTGGTTTCCATAATCTTCCTTGTGTGAGTGACCTCTTTACATTCTCCAAGAAAGCCAACTGTTGTTCTTTCCCAAAAATTCCATAGTCAATAGGTCTAGATATAGATGTTGCAAACTTGGGCCCCATTTTTGTTCTGCCGCCACCCAAAGTCCGGTTTTCATTTCCATCACAGGAGGAAAGCTCAGAAAAGGATCTGAATCTTCGACTGTATCCGCTGTTGCCAGAGAATTCATCCCCGAGGGTCAGTTCACTCAGGGCATCGTCAATAGAAGTGCTCTCAGAAAAATGGCGCCCCCTGACCTTTGGAGGATGACTTTTGCGTACCAGATCACCGTGCACATTGATGCTTTTTAAACTGTTTGAACGATAGGGGTGCAGTTCAGGTCCCCACTCCAGAGATGAAGCACTTCTTTGTTGTTGCTGATAACTGGCCAATGGAATGCTTACTCTAGATTTCTCTGTAGGCTCCAAAGGAAAAGGAGGGTTTATTCTTCTCTGATGGTCAGAGAAGTCTGCTTCCCCGAGGTTGGGGAATGTGGGTTGGGCCAAAGTTCTTGACTCTCTTTCCAAAGTCTGAGCTGCTGTTACATCTTTAGACTTCTCATACTTTGGTGATGATTCTGAGATATTTTTAGACCCATTCTGCTGTAGCTGTGAAATGCTGTTAGACTTCGGACTGCTTAAGTGTGTAGAAGCTTCTCTACTGGGTATTACAGTCACCTGGAGAGAGTTCTCTGACTTTTCCACATCCGTTATATCACGACTCAACCTGCTTTCATTTCTGGACTCTATGGACTTTGGAGTAGGCTCAGGGGACGGCAGGTTGCACTCGGCCGTGCCAAGAGATAAGCTGCCAAAGCCAGAACTGTTCCCACTTTGGGGGAAGATAGTAGCTACGTGTCTTCTGGGGCTTAAATCTTTAGCTGGGAattttctgcttgctttgggcaTGGCTGCCAATCTGTGTTTAACTACggatctgtttttccctttttctgggTCATCCAAGCTGGTTTTCTGTTTACTGCTTCCTCCAGGAAATGAAGGTTGATCCCATGCCAACTTTAGCATTTCATCTTCAGCCCTGCTGTTCTCTGTCATGCTTATCTCCTGACTCCTTGGAGGTAGCTCTCTGGGTTCAGACTGCAAACTGTCTAAATCTGGCTCACCTGAACAAGTCCCTTCAAAAAGCTGTAGTTTATGCAAAGCTGGAGTAAGAGCAAAGACTTGGCTTTCCAAGTCAGAAAGTGGTTTACGAGTCTCTTTTTGGAAATCTGTTCCAATTTCCCCTCTTACTTGACTAGGCTGCAATCCACTGGAACTACCGTCCGCGATCTCTCTCGGAAGGCCTTCTCCAGTTCCAGGAGCTGTGATGGCTATCCTAGTACCTACACATTCCCCGGAACTTCTTCCATTTTGGGAACTTCCAACATTCTCTTCTGAATGGGCTGGGAGATTAGAAGGACCACTGTTGCCCGACTTACTGGATTGCTGACAGttttcagctttctcttctgtaccttttttttcctgaagcatTGATGAAGGAGGCAGAGTTTCGCTTTGtgatcttttccctctctcttttctgctctCTGAATCACCTAGGGGTGTTTTAGCGAAGTTATCTGGGGAAACCTCTCCAGTTTTAGATTCTCCTTTATGAAGAGAAACACGTGCCTCAGTAGAATCCACTTCCTGTAATGTTGGTTCTGAGGGCCAAATGCTTGGTAATTGTGAAATGGTCATATTTTCACTGGTGCGAGAAAGACATTGGGTCTTCTCCTGAGCAGAGGTGACCAGCATCTTTAGACCTTCAGATGAAGGTGTTCCTGACTGCTCTTGGGTAGAataatttagcttttctttttcaaaagcattGGGAAAGGTTTCAGTCTCCACTTTAGTTGATTCCGTAAGTGAATCGATATACCGTGTATACTTTTCAAGAATGTTAGAGAATTTTTTGCTGTATTTCCTTGGTAGAGTGTAATATACTGAAACCACCTCAAGACATTTTACATTATCTTCATCGCCAGAAACAGAAAACGTACTAGTGGTCTTAAATTTACGTAACGTtttcccactttcttttcttgACGCGtctgaagagaaaggcagagggtcTTCGTTTGAAAGGGAAAATAGGCCTGTCCCGGAGGCAGCAATTTTGCCATCCTTTTCAGTGCATTCTGGAAAGTATTCCTTTTGGTGGTGTCTTTTTGGCGAAGACAAATCGCTAACGGGTGAATTATTTTCCAGAGGGCTAATGATCGCCTCCCAAGGTTTTAGTGTTACAGCAGAAGCATCTGTGTTTGAGACCAAGCattcttctcttttgtctctccCATCTGAGGCATCTGGTACCCCTGACGGACACGACACGGCCCTCTTGATGAGGAACGGAAGTGGTCCTTTTCTAACAGAAGCAAACCCACTGTTTTTCAGGCTTGTCACCTTCTCTGTGGCTTCAGGTGCTACTGGGACCGAGTCTGACACTGCTTTGGAACATTTGCTTTCTGACTCAGAAGAACTGGGACCGAATTTGTTCAACGTATACTTCCCTGCTGGGTGTTCCACATTATTTTTGACTTGGAATGGAAGTGGTTCATTCCTACACGGAGAAGCCATTATCTTACTTTCCGACTTCCTGTTATTGATGAGAAATCTGGCTGATTTTGTTGGTGAGGTGCAGGAAGTCGTGTGAACTTCAGGAGGCTTGGAATTGCTTTGATTCATCTCCACGGAGCTACTGTTATCACTGGTGGGTGCTGTTCTCCTTTCCATTTTGCTTAACTTCTCCAGAGAGGCTACGCGTCGccttacttttccttttcctttcccatcctTGAAAGGAGAGTGAGAACGCCAGTTGGCAACATCAACGGCCTCATTGTGTACAAGTACACACTCATCGTTATGCTTTGGGTTTTCTGAGGGGCTCAGGGCAAACTGATCACTTTGGTCCTTGCTATCATTGTCCTTTTGTGCTCTTTCTCCCGGAGATGGATCCTTGCCCGAAGGACTTTTCCTGGAGAACACTGTTGTTGAAGGAATCGCCGGAGTGTCAAGGAAAGAATTATTCGATGGTGAGGAGCCAGGTAGTATACCCGATGACAGATCCGAAGAATCGCGTGGGATCTTACGACGAGCAGCTGGTTTGCTACAGTTGGTGGAAGGACTTGTGGTACCTTGTTCTTCCTTGGTATCTGAAATAGCAGGCTTTTCTGCAGACTGTGCCTTTTGACCATCAGCAGGTTCAGAGCTCCagtggttatttttaataatgcctGAAATAGCTTCAGTACTTGCTCTTACTTCCTGGTGACAACCTTGATCTGGGCCGGGCCAAGACGCTGTTGTGCGTTCCTGAATGAAAGCAAGGGAAGTTGCTGAGCCAAGTTTTCTGTCCCCCGTgtgattcttatcttttttaagttcattggAACGTTCTCTGTGtgatatatgaatttgggggctcTCTTTCCTGGAAATGACTCCAGGTGACCTCTTTGAACTTACTGTGGTAGATGCATTAAAAGCAAACCCTTTGCCCTTGGCTGAGTCCTGGGAGAGGGGATTTTGAACATCAGAAGCATGGTTAGAGGTTACTGTCT is part of the Felis catus isolate Fca126 chromosome D1, F.catus_Fca126_mat1.0, whole genome shotgun sequence genome and harbors:
- the EXPH5 gene encoding exophilin-5 isoform X4 gives rise to the protein MLKQPLTYRLRKGMAENDRVELQTSKSKTTPHQRNPVSVSSRLSFRSSVSSLFSFRKSRRETSKLLSPAQKGCDSRAGPSVSVRRTATQAKIYSSPLENQPVDSVFVPGRAGMREGSGMPPWDASLLENEFFQVLDDLDNKLAQEQCPSSGNTTAPLNYGSRAQCSHFYSRGNTHGNITGRYQNHHNGASNMSIYDILRPGTPREGFKTFSPRTKTIYDMYRTREPRLSKEDYVQKNSFGSTSLCFDSRQPSTSPATIYFTTRSLHFPTITQNKSGFIPPRHQQSPKRTPLSSIIWNRSDSSGGRQSQEEFLGAPSPMEIDSADQYVYPRCFEENRRYEFYRSQSVYQGVHLDACMDNAMSPDPFENSENMPFYHQEHPFARSFSSNTFGRNREQRFKQSPLWGQHEEHPFWSDFPQSRHPFTSHRDSEMISMEVSAGHSHSIRSQHWGSFSPGYKTNIFRDDEEPHLWQFDSQTTTLESTEVSRGNESQAAHFSVPHVCPGTGPGYHSTSGRSVCQQGGPPTEVHLDREPYSFGNTQTTLASSFNTSFPPIPDDRGNPQRPSFQNPTVAVHKIKPASLPIKSSTEVTVTKSDSVDSPPLTESPPSILVTQVTKEKVLKESLREEDIQLHKMDRTHMTSEVPQPVSQTVTSNHASDVQNPLSQDSAKGKGFAFNASTTVSSKRSPGVISRKESPQIHISHRERSNELKKDKNHTGDRKLGSATSLAFIQERTTASWPGPDQGCHQEVRASTEAISGIIKNNHWSSEPADGQKAQSAEKPAISDTKEEQGTTSPSTNCSKPAARRKIPRDSSDLSSGILPGSSPSNNSFLDTPAIPSTTVFSRKSPSGKDPSPGERAQKDNDSKDQSDQFALSPSENPKHNDECVLVHNEAVDVANWRSHSPFKDGKGKGKVRRRVASLEKLSKMERRTAPTSDNSSSVEMNQSNSKPPEVHTTSCTSPTKSARFLINNRKSESKIMASPCRNEPLPFQVKNNVEHPAGKYTLNKFGPSSSESESKCSKAVSDSVPVAPEATEKVTSLKNSGFASVRKGPLPFLIKRAVSCPSGVPDASDGRDKREECLVSNTDASAVTLKPWEAIISPLENNSPVSDLSSPKRHHQKEYFPECTEKDGKIAASGTGLFSLSNEDPLPFSSDASRKESGKTLRKFKTTSTFSVSGDEDNVKCLEVVSVYYTLPRKYSKKFSNILEKYTRYIDSLTESTKVETETFPNAFEKEKLNYSTQEQSGTPSSEGLKMLVTSAQEKTQCLSRTSENMTISQLPSIWPSEPTLQEVDSTEARVSLHKGESKTGEVSPDNFAKTPLGDSESRKERGKRSQSETLPPSSMLQEKKGTEEKAENCQQSSKSGNSGPSNLPAHSEENVGSSQNGRSSGECVGTRIAITAPGTGEGLPREIADGSSSGLQPSQVRGEIGTDFQKETRKPLSDLESQVFALTPALHKLQLFEGTCSGEPDLDSLQSEPRELPPRSQEISMTENSRAEDEMLKLAWDQPSFPGGSSKQKTSLDDPEKGKNRSVVKHRLAAMPKASRKFPAKDLSPRRHVATIFPQSGNSSGFGSLSLGTAECNLPSPEPTPKSIESRNESRLSRDITDVEKSENSLQVTVIPSREASTHLSSPKSNSISQLQQNGSKNISESSPKYEKSKDVTAAQTLERESRTLAQPTFPNLGEADFSDHQRRINPPFPLEPTEKSRVSIPLASYQQQQRSASSLEWGPELHPYRSNSLKSINVHGDLVRKSHPPKVRGRHFSESTSIDDALSELTLGDEFSGNSGYSRRFRSFSELSSCDGNENRTLGGGRTKMGPKFATSISRPIDYGIFGKEQQLAFLENVKRSLTQGRLWKPSFLKNPGFLKDDVINHPQPTELPSSDSPSGQMPEDALSPGTPLCIYEKTPVDSDCDTDTTTDDEYYLDENDKESEL